From one Aeropyrum camini SY1 = JCM 12091 genomic stretch:
- a CDS encoding AbrB/MazE/SpoVT family DNA-binding domain-containing protein: protein MEASVHILWSLFNAVKHLKSDVANLDSGGLGLSSQPATLFKRRVQKLGGSSLIITLPKQWINKMNVKAGDVLVVIDEGEYLKIIPENFSPPVRSLSIDLQSMPRNDEEKLRFIKCAYGHGYDRITIFTENTRNGGIALFKNGEILDRMAKELPISKIGVSNNAVLIEFSRDSSEGVNLSLKLKLYSSALNAVLDSIAEGRVDKAKQDVLKLYSLSLDIARSSVRKSMGLSCETSRVTYISGFFLNLADTISLMIDYLSDAKRLSERDMALLNDTKGLLLEAIGSLATGSVKRVELAEETATKLRNSLKNSGRGVSPPVYSLAVNAISLVRAVAELALCKLKEREEIDLAGIKPK from the coding sequence TTGGAGGCATCGGTTCACATCCTGTGGAGCTTGTTTAACGCTGTTAAACATTTAAAATCCGATGTAGCAAATCTAGATAGTGGGGGGTTAGGCTTGTCATCTCAGCCAGCAACATTGTTTAAAAGGAGGGTCCAGAAGCTAGGAGGTTCTAGCCTTATAATAACTCTTCCCAAGCAGTGGATAAACAAGATGAATGTTAAAGCGGGTGACGTACTCGTAGTTATTGATGAAGGAGAATATCTAAAGATTATTCCCGAGAACTTCTCGCCCCCCGTGAGAAGCCTGAGTATTGATCTCCAGAGTATGCCGAGGAATGATGAGGAGAAATTGAGGTTTATTAAATGTGCATATGGCCATGGTTACGACCGCATAACTATTTTCACCGAGAACACGAGGAACGGGGGAATAGCCCTGTTCAAAAACGGGGAAATCCTGGATAGGATGGCTAAGGAGCTTCCAATATCGAAGATAGGCGTCTCTAACAACGCGGTCTTAATAGAATTTTCGAGAGACAGTAGCGAGGGTGTTAACCTATCTCTGAAACTCAAGCTCTATTCCAGCGCGCTCAACGCCGTGCTAGATAGCATTGCCGAGGGTAGAGTTGACAAGGCGAAGCAAGACGTCCTAAAGCTGTACAGCCTTTCTCTAGACATAGCTAGAAGCTCTGTGAGAAAGTCTATGGGGCTTAGCTGTGAGACCTCTAGGGTCACATACATATCTGGCTTCTTCCTCAACCTTGCAGACACAATCTCCCTGATGATAGACTACCTTTCCGACGCAAAGAGGCTCTCTGAAAGGGACATGGCTCTGCTCAATGATACCAAAGGGCTTCTTCTAGAGGCTATAGGATCCCTGGCCACGGGAAGTGTTAAGAGGGTAGAGCTTGCTGAAGAGACTGCCACTAAGCTTAGAAATTCGCTTAAAAACAGTGGGAGGGGTGTGAGCCCTCCGGTTTATAGTCTAGCGGTAAATGCCATCTCGCTGGTAAGGGCTGTTGCGGAGCTTGCCCTATGTAAGTTGAAGGAGCGAGAGGAGATAGATCTCGCTGGGATTAAACCCAAGTAG
- a CDS encoding TldD/PmbA family protein, with protein sequence MLERIVGKAVEMGASYAEARFHARLGDSALLVNDRIVGGGFNIEEGVAVRVIVDGALGFASTNSIDEESLNRVVEHAVSLARSSARGFRRRVGVSEERLGRAQYSLRVRRDFRDVDLEDKASLVLEYSKSLESRKVGIRAKTFSYSDELEAKVIVTSDGGFIESLIPRISIFYNIAAEHGGMRANKWGHLAGSGGLELVDELGLDSMLKDDIRSLEVNLAEAEPSPKGVMDVVVSPEIVGLALHESIGHPSEADRVLGREAAQAGLSYRMWIKGRIGSELVTVADDPTVPGSYGFYLYDDEAVPARERLLINSGELADLLHSRITAHSLGVQSNGAARAMNYRSEPIVRMSNTYLKPGDMSFEELVEDVKEGVYIKTYMEWNIDEFRLVARYVGLEAYLIKNGRLDRPVRNAVLEIPSESFYSKIDGVGKDLRFYAGICGKGEPPQPLPVWMGGPHVRVRGAKIG encoded by the coding sequence TTGCTGGAGAGGATTGTAGGTAAGGCTGTTGAAATGGGCGCTAGCTATGCTGAGGCTAGGTTCCATGCGCGTCTAGGGGATTCCGCTCTCCTAGTTAACGATAGGATTGTGGGAGGAGGCTTCAATATAGAGGAGGGGGTAGCAGTTAGGGTTATAGTAGACGGTGCCCTAGGCTTCGCATCCACAAACTCTATTGATGAGGAGAGTTTGAACCGGGTTGTAGAGCATGCCGTTTCCCTCGCTAGGTCCTCGGCGAGAGGGTTTCGGAGGAGAGTTGGCGTTAGCGAGGAGAGGCTAGGCAGGGCCCAGTATAGTCTGCGTGTTAGAAGGGATTTCAGGGATGTTGATCTCGAGGATAAGGCCTCCCTTGTTCTCGAGTATAGCAAGTCTCTAGAGAGTAGGAAAGTTGGGATAAGGGCTAAGACCTTCAGCTACAGCGACGAGCTGGAAGCTAAGGTGATAGTAACTAGTGATGGAGGGTTTATCGAGAGCCTCATACCGAGGATCTCCATATTCTACAATATAGCTGCGGAGCACGGAGGGATGAGGGCTAACAAGTGGGGTCACCTAGCAGGGAGCGGTGGTCTGGAGCTTGTAGACGAGCTCGGGCTAGACTCTATGCTAAAGGATGATATTCGTAGTCTCGAGGTTAATCTGGCGGAGGCGGAGCCTTCGCCAAAAGGCGTGATGGACGTTGTCGTCAGCCCAGAGATAGTGGGCCTCGCCCTACACGAGTCTATAGGGCATCCAAGCGAGGCGGACAGGGTGCTTGGTAGGGAGGCAGCTCAAGCTGGTCTAAGCTATCGTATGTGGATAAAAGGGAGAATCGGGAGTGAGCTAGTCACTGTGGCCGACGACCCTACGGTTCCAGGCAGCTACGGCTTCTACCTCTACGATGATGAGGCGGTCCCAGCTAGAGAGAGGCTCCTGATAAATAGTGGGGAGCTGGCGGATCTCCTACACAGCAGGATAACCGCCCACTCGCTTGGGGTACAGAGTAATGGGGCCGCGAGAGCTATGAACTATAGGAGCGAGCCTATAGTCAGGATGAGTAACACCTACCTCAAACCTGGTGACATGAGCTTTGAGGAGCTTGTTGAGGATGTTAAGGAGGGGGTCTACATAAAGACCTATATGGAGTGGAACATTGACGAGTTCAGGCTGGTCGCTAGATATGTTGGTCTCGAAGCATATCTCATCAAAAACGGGAGGCTCGATAGGCCTGTGAGGAACGCTGTCCTCGAGATCCCGAGCGAGAGCTTCTACTCTAAAATAGATGGTGTCGGGAAGGACCTCAGATTCTACGCTGGCATATGCGGTAAAGGGGAGCCTCCGCAACCCCTACCCGTTTGGATGGGAGGTCCTCACGTCAGAGTTAGAGGTGCAAAGATAGGTTAG
- a CDS encoding TldD/PmbA family protein, with amino-acid sequence MSSRDLRDKDYLLEGARAVLEALPGDAEKAVKIVGSKSIMVKTARGSLSVAQGFEDLSLEVYLAREGKIAVASFNTPRLEDAARIAASIVDKLEKSPLYAPLPEPSGRSSEAVDSRIATIVDEGDTSILTSLLDPERWGDISGMAELTVSTTVLTTSSGAELTLEKSNFNGYTRIFKKEFRSGQWSWVSTYFDEKLAEESIATAQMLAEECSRLPGETPEPGSYRLLLSPMVGGNLLEIVASSLLAGSVLLGFSMFTQNKPGDKIASDALTLSSTPLDITLPGYSTFDDEGVSTKDVAAIEKGIIKTFLHNTKTARLMGAETTGNAGWILPKLFNLRVEPGDVKNEEIYEALGDGLYLTNNWYTRLQNYLEGQFSTVLRDAVVRVRNGRPVSCTPGYKLRLAGSLKDLIVGIESLGSKIHNIMWWEVNRPFKLPHIIVGLNPNVEIRRS; translated from the coding sequence ATGAGTTCTAGAGATCTGCGCGACAAGGACTATCTTCTAGAGGGGGCTAGAGCTGTTCTGGAAGCCTTGCCGGGCGATGCAGAGAAGGCCGTGAAAATAGTTGGGTCGAAGAGCATCATGGTTAAAACGGCCCGCGGTAGTTTAAGCGTTGCACAAGGATTCGAGGACCTCTCTCTCGAAGTCTACCTCGCGAGAGAGGGGAAAATAGCTGTTGCCAGCTTCAATACGCCGAGGCTTGAGGATGCAGCAAGGATAGCGGCAAGTATTGTGGATAAACTCGAGAAGTCGCCACTGTACGCGCCGTTGCCAGAACCGTCTGGCAGGAGTTCAGAAGCCGTCGACAGCAGGATCGCCACCATTGTTGACGAAGGAGATACATCGATCCTAACATCCCTCCTAGACCCCGAGAGGTGGGGTGATATATCAGGTATGGCAGAGTTGACAGTTTCGACTACGGTGTTAACCACCTCTAGCGGAGCCGAGCTAACCCTGGAAAAGAGTAACTTCAACGGCTACACAAGGATATTTAAAAAGGAGTTTAGGAGCGGCCAGTGGTCGTGGGTCTCCACATACTTCGACGAGAAGCTCGCTGAGGAGTCAATAGCCACAGCCCAGATGCTAGCCGAGGAATGTAGCCGCCTACCCGGCGAGACACCAGAACCAGGCAGCTACAGGCTACTCCTATCCCCTATGGTGGGGGGAAACCTACTGGAGATAGTAGCCTCCTCCCTACTCGCTGGAAGCGTTTTACTCGGCTTCTCAATGTTCACCCAGAATAAGCCGGGGGATAAAATAGCTTCAGACGCCTTGACACTGTCCAGCACACCCTTAGATATAACGCTACCGGGATATTCAACGTTCGACGACGAGGGTGTCTCTACAAAGGACGTCGCCGCCATTGAAAAAGGCATAATCAAGACATTCCTGCATAACACAAAAACCGCCAGGCTTATGGGGGCGGAGACGACAGGCAATGCTGGCTGGATACTACCTAAATTATTCAACCTCCGCGTTGAGCCAGGAGATGTGAAAAACGAGGAGATATACGAGGCCCTGGGAGACGGGCTCTATCTAACCAACAATTGGTACACCAGGCTGCAGAACTACCTAGAGGGGCAGTTCTCCACTGTTCTGAGAGATGCTGTGGTGAGGGTGAGGAACGGCAGGCCTGTGTCATGCACGCCCGGGTACAAGCTTAGGCTGGCTGGAAGCCTCAAAGACTTGATTGTTGGTATCGAGAGCCTCGGCTCCAAGATACACAATATAATGTGGTGGGAGGTTAACAGGCCGTTCAAGCTGCCGCACATCATAGTCGGGTTAAACCCGAACGTGGAGATAAGGAGGAGCTGA
- a CDS encoding histone deacetylase family protein, which yields MALRIVYHEDFMKHSPDPYDHPENPSRLVAALKGLEESGVYRVSESISPPEGDVGLYTKVHSPAYLRHVLSMAESGLDWLDPDTYVGPGTIVALKRLAGASLEAYNIARRGGVALLLGRPPGHHAGIRGRALGAPTAGFCIVNTAALIARLLSQHGRTAMLDFDLHHGNGTQEIFYDDPEIYHVDIHQDPTTIYPGTGFPEDLGEGEARGTKINIIIPPYSGDDIFLSAARVAIRILERLEPDYIVVSAGFDAYRGDNAFTVMKGGTTMYHMIGSRLPSIARSGVAAVLEGGYGVGLRRALPSFAAGLAGLGNPYPEAEETSSGNVRKLYAAALRRLARALEGLNALAEEAVAEELEKKGWGELL from the coding sequence TTGGCGTTAAGGATAGTTTATCATGAGGATTTTATGAAGCACTCTCCCGATCCATATGACCATCCTGAGAACCCTTCTCGGCTAGTTGCAGCTCTTAAGGGGCTCGAGGAATCGGGAGTCTACAGGGTCTCCGAGTCCATAAGTCCGCCAGAGGGTGATGTGGGTCTCTATACAAAGGTACACAGCCCTGCTTACTTGCGGCATGTGCTTTCCATGGCTGAGTCTGGTCTTGACTGGCTGGACCCCGACACCTACGTCGGGCCGGGCACGATTGTAGCGTTGAAAAGGCTGGCTGGGGCTTCTTTGGAGGCGTATAATATCGCTAGGAGGGGTGGCGTTGCTCTTCTTCTCGGTAGGCCGCCTGGCCATCATGCTGGGATTAGGGGGAGGGCTCTTGGAGCTCCTACTGCGGGGTTCTGCATAGTTAATACGGCAGCCCTTATAGCGAGGTTGTTGTCTCAGCATGGGAGGACTGCTATGTTGGATTTCGATCTCCACCACGGCAACGGGACTCAGGAGATATTCTACGACGACCCAGAAATCTATCATGTAGATATTCACCAAGACCCCACTACCATCTACCCAGGAACGGGGTTTCCGGAGGACCTGGGGGAGGGGGAGGCCAGGGGCACTAAGATAAACATTATAATTCCCCCATACTCCGGGGACGATATATTCCTTTCTGCAGCGAGGGTTGCAATCAGGATCTTGGAGAGACTAGAGCCAGACTACATAGTCGTATCAGCCGGCTTCGATGCCTACAGGGGTGACAACGCCTTCACGGTTATGAAAGGGGGGACGACTATGTATCACATGATAGGTTCCCGCCTACCGAGTATAGCCCGTTCTGGCGTGGCGGCGGTCTTGGAGGGAGGCTATGGAGTCGGGCTCAGGAGGGCTCTCCCCTCGTTTGCTGCCGGGCTGGCTGGCCTCGGGAATCCCTACCCCGAAGCCGAGGAGACTAGCAGTGGTAACGTTAGGAAATTGTATGCTGCTGCTCTCCGTAGGCTTGCCAGAGCTTTAGAGGGATTAAACGCTCTTGCTGAGGAGGCTGTTGCCGAAGAGCTTGAAAAGAAGGGATGGGGGGAATTATTGTAA
- a CDS encoding AbrB/MazE/SpoVT family DNA-binding domain-containing protein, with the protein MSANESARTFVFIPRKVQRLGASSLIVTIPKEWAKRNNVDVGDVVSLVDIGDRLIILPTNTTRRIVVHFDGRHKRIVKHVSKLVLCGFVFGQDKIVISSPRQGTIKDIIENLQNLMVMLPYIYITGKEREVVIDLDSPVEEPWHALKILGRHLIGYSENLLKILSSDDNDVSSFTMESTVTEIYRSNYRLLRAVTINTARGGIESIMGLYFFLYAAMLAAATDEMHDLGREIIKLRDKLTWDERERLKFIVEMLEVALATLSANIDPNSVKKVEEAYWKIRSVLDLKAELSKIVGDGSTAFAYLVARAVNVARTLEIASNIMMCHMLTQKYSTLMNENSDSEGA; encoded by the coding sequence TTGTCGGCTAATGAATCAGCCCGCACATTCGTCTTCATACCCCGTAAGGTTCAACGGCTTGGAGCCTCTTCGCTAATTGTCACCATACCGAAGGAGTGGGCTAAAAGGAATAATGTTGATGTAGGCGATGTGGTTTCCCTAGTGGATATAGGGGATAGGCTTATAATACTACCTACAAACACTACAAGAAGGATTGTGGTCCATTTTGATGGAAGGCACAAGAGGATTGTCAAGCATGTTTCTAAGCTGGTTCTATGCGGTTTTGTATTTGGGCAGGATAAGATTGTTATCTCTTCTCCTAGACAGGGAACTATAAAAGACATTATAGAGAATCTTCAAAATCTTATGGTCATGCTTCCCTACATCTACATTACAGGCAAGGAGAGGGAGGTTGTTATAGATCTCGATAGCCCTGTTGAAGAGCCGTGGCACGCCCTCAAAATCCTCGGCCGCCATCTTATAGGCTATTCAGAAAATCTTCTTAAGATACTCAGCAGCGATGACAACGACGTCTCCAGCTTCACTATGGAGAGCACTGTCACTGAAATATACAGGAGCAACTATAGGCTGTTGCGTGCGGTGACCATAAACACGGCCCGCGGAGGGATAGAGTCTATAATGGGCTTGTACTTCTTCCTCTATGCAGCTATGCTTGCAGCGGCCACCGATGAGATGCACGATCTAGGTCGGGAGATTATTAAGCTGAGGGATAAGCTAACATGGGATGAGAGGGAGAGGCTAAAGTTTATAGTTGAGATGCTGGAGGTAGCTCTAGCCACACTGTCAGCCAATATAGATCCTAACAGCGTTAAGAAGGTAGAAGAGGCCTACTGGAAGATAAGGAGCGTTTTAGACTTAAAGGCCGAACTCTCCAAGATAGTTGGGGATGGGAGCACAGCCTTCGCATACCTCGTGGCCAGGGCTGTAAACGTTGCGAGAACACTGGAGATAGCAAGCAATATCATGATGTGCCACATGCTAACACAGAAGTACTCGACGCTTATGAATGAAAACTCTGACTCGGAGGGAGCATGA
- a CDS encoding DUF429 domain-containing protein — MSDFGTDPPAGGMGSRVRADERIASGKLYVGVDPSGGKGSWGFAVVLWLSGGCRILRAWESKPSEAYSSLKRLAGAGVYAVGVDAPLNILGRTPTWRGCERYALKRGARLLPLNTPGMIALSRIGNSIFRLLEEAGIPAVEAHPSSILSALGLKTGYYRRSHVVDALIAAVAAAAFFEKPSAVEAAVDDCVLVYKLSEGFANVCQLYMLNVDSRPSH, encoded by the coding sequence ATGAGCGACTTCGGAACCGACCCCCCTGCAGGGGGTATGGGGAGCCGTGTGAGGGCTGACGAGAGGATAGCCAGCGGTAAGTTGTATGTGGGCGTAGACCCATCAGGGGGGAAAGGGTCCTGGGGCTTCGCCGTAGTACTGTGGCTTTCGGGCGGCTGCCGCATACTTAGAGCCTGGGAGTCGAAGCCCTCCGAGGCTTACTCTAGCCTAAAGAGGCTGGCAGGTGCTGGAGTGTATGCGGTGGGTGTAGACGCTCCACTCAATATCCTAGGCAGAACACCGACATGGAGAGGATGCGAGAGATACGCACTTAAGAGGGGTGCCAGGCTTCTCCCCTTAAACACGCCGGGGATGATAGCCCTGTCGAGAATCGGCAACTCTATTTTTAGGCTACTGGAGGAGGCGGGGATTCCAGCTGTTGAGGCCCACCCTTCCTCCATCCTTTCCGCCCTTGGGCTAAAAACCGGGTACTATAGGAGAAGTCATGTTGTAGATGCTCTCATCGCTGCTGTCGCTGCAGCAGCTTTTTTTGAAAAGCCAAGTGCTGTGGAAGCCGCTGTTGACGACTGCGTACTAGTCTATAAGCTGAGTGAGGGTTTTGCCAACGTATGCCAGCTATATATGTTGAATGTAGACAGCAGGCCATCCCATTAG
- a CDS encoding DNA-directed DNA polymerase I → MKDSGRKRTTLDESLLSYIRTTVRIKGGAGGGALDDRGRSIDDSEDSEDKTEGLDGFRQTTLLDYMGGPIGRKKPSKLVSTSPHVKGHGEALSKPVEAPPSHASDQKLKRRPAPAEDISARPFKKGLSRNFIAASSASSDDTVLELVREPWVESARGYLLDVRYDGAQGKAVLMLYDPSSESLVKWADRTGHKPYFLTDARPEDLRAAGVDVSRDESFVQYDLVEKFHPIERRPVKLTKIVVSDPLAVRRLRERVAGAGFSVWEADIKYHHNYIFDRQLVPGILYEVSGARIVHTLPLETGEASTVVQEIFKDEPEDVKERAREWLKIFEAPPPKLPIIAFDIEVYSPLATRLPDPSKALYPIISVATADSSGRNKVFVLYRENAEFSEDALPDATEVEIYDSERAMLLDIIRLLQRYPLVVSFNGDNFDLPYLAKRLEVLGVPREYVPVEAKQDYATFRRSLHIDLHKLFGIRALQVYAFGNKYRELSLESISRALLGKGKVELKVPVPELSLGKLIEYNLQDARLTLELLTFSNNLVFNLIVMVMRTSKLGMEDITRSQISNWIKGLMYWEHRRRRWLIPSRREIEKLSSAGAKVGAIIKDKKYRGAIVLDPPVGVFFRVLVLDFASLYPSLIKQWNLSYETVNNPNCKDTIEVPEVGHRVCRDFKGISNEIVGMLRDFRVRLYKKKSKDKSLREEERLWYDVVQSAMKVYINASYGVFGSESFSLYSLPVAESVTALGRTVLRGTLEKSRDLKLHIVYGDTDSLFIWDPPRDALEALVDYVERTYGLELELDKVFRAILFSGLKKNYLGITEDGDIVIKGMVAKKSNTPEFIKEEFSKAVRIISKLERPEDVEDILAELRDHINTVYNNVKKKIYTLDQFAIKVMLSKNPKEYDKNTPQHVKAAMLLQRLGIPLGRGDIVYYVKTRDKLGVKPVQLARLSDVDPGKYIEHVKTAFEQMLMAFGISWDDISGVKKLDKLLFD, encoded by the coding sequence TTGAAGGATAGCGGGAGGAAGAGGACGACTCTCGACGAGAGCCTACTATCCTACATTAGGACTACGGTTAGGATAAAAGGTGGAGCTGGTGGTGGGGCGCTTGATGATAGGGGGAGGAGTATTGACGACTCTGAAGACTCTGAAGACAAGACAGAGGGTTTGGATGGGTTTAGACAGACAACACTGCTCGACTATATGGGCGGTCCTATAGGGAGGAAAAAGCCGTCGAAGCTGGTGTCCACTAGCCCCCATGTTAAGGGTCATGGAGAGGCTCTTTCAAAACCTGTTGAAGCACCGCCTTCACATGCTTCCGACCAGAAGCTTAAGCGGCGTCCAGCGCCCGCCGAGGATATTTCTGCTCGGCCTTTCAAAAAAGGCTTATCGAGAAACTTTATAGCGGCGTCCAGCGCCTCCAGCGATGATACTGTCCTAGAGCTGGTTAGGGAGCCCTGGGTCGAGTCAGCCAGGGGCTATCTGCTAGATGTAAGATACGATGGTGCCCAGGGTAAGGCTGTTCTCATGTTATACGATCCTTCTAGCGAGAGCCTGGTTAAGTGGGCTGATAGAACGGGGCATAAGCCTTACTTCCTAACCGATGCTAGGCCCGAGGATCTTAGGGCTGCTGGTGTAGATGTTAGCCGTGACGAGTCATTCGTTCAATATGATCTTGTGGAGAAGTTCCACCCGATTGAGAGGAGGCCTGTAAAGCTCACGAAGATAGTGGTCTCCGACCCGCTTGCTGTGAGACGGCTCAGGGAGAGGGTAGCTGGGGCGGGCTTTTCCGTGTGGGAAGCTGATATAAAGTATCATCACAACTACATCTTCGATAGACAGCTTGTGCCGGGGATACTCTACGAGGTTAGCGGGGCTAGGATAGTTCATACATTACCCCTGGAAACTGGAGAAGCCTCTACAGTTGTTCAAGAGATTTTTAAGGATGAGCCGGAGGATGTGAAGGAGAGGGCGAGGGAGTGGCTGAAGATATTCGAGGCACCACCTCCTAAGCTGCCTATAATAGCATTCGACATCGAGGTTTACAGCCCCCTAGCCACGAGACTACCCGACCCGTCTAAGGCACTCTACCCCATAATAAGCGTGGCCACAGCGGACAGCAGCGGTAGGAACAAGGTTTTCGTCCTTTACAGGGAGAACGCCGAGTTCTCGGAGGATGCTCTCCCCGACGCAACCGAGGTGGAGATCTACGACAGCGAGAGGGCCATGCTCCTCGACATTATCAGGCTCCTCCAGAGGTATCCGCTAGTCGTCAGCTTCAACGGCGACAACTTCGACCTACCCTACCTAGCTAAACGGCTAGAGGTCCTCGGCGTCCCTAGGGAGTATGTGCCGGTAGAGGCCAAACAGGATTACGCGACGTTCAGGAGGTCATTACACATTGATCTTCATAAACTCTTCGGGATAAGGGCGCTACAGGTCTACGCATTCGGCAACAAGTACAGGGAGCTGAGCCTGGAGTCTATAAGCAGGGCTCTACTTGGCAAGGGCAAGGTGGAGCTGAAGGTGCCAGTACCGGAGCTGAGCCTGGGCAAGCTAATAGAATACAACCTGCAGGACGCCAGGCTGACGCTCGAGCTTCTGACTTTCAGCAACAACCTCGTTTTCAACCTAATAGTGATGGTCATGAGGACGAGCAAGCTGGGCATGGAGGACATTACTCGTAGCCAGATTTCGAACTGGATCAAGGGCCTCATGTACTGGGAGCATAGGAGGAGGAGGTGGCTTATACCTTCTAGACGGGAGATTGAGAAGCTATCTTCGGCAGGGGCAAAGGTTGGGGCTATAATAAAGGACAAGAAATACAGGGGTGCTATAGTCCTGGATCCACCCGTCGGAGTTTTCTTCAGGGTGCTAGTCCTAGACTTCGCAAGCCTATATCCAAGCCTTATAAAGCAGTGGAATCTCAGCTACGAGACCGTCAACAACCCCAATTGCAAAGACACTATAGAAGTGCCAGAGGTTGGCCACAGAGTTTGCCGCGACTTTAAGGGTATAAGCAACGAGATAGTCGGGATGCTGAGGGACTTCAGAGTCAGACTTTACAAGAAGAAGTCAAAGGATAAGAGCTTGAGAGAGGAGGAGCGGCTCTGGTATGATGTGGTCCAGTCCGCCATGAAGGTTTACATAAACGCCAGCTACGGCGTATTCGGGAGCGAGAGCTTCAGCCTCTACAGCCTCCCCGTTGCAGAGAGTGTAACAGCCCTAGGTAGAACTGTCCTGAGGGGTACGCTGGAGAAGTCTAGGGATCTAAAACTCCACATAGTCTACGGCGACACTGACAGCCTCTTCATATGGGACCCCCCTAGGGATGCGCTTGAAGCCCTTGTAGACTATGTAGAGAGAACCTACGGTCTAGAACTAGAACTCGATAAGGTTTTCAGGGCGATACTGTTCAGCGGCCTGAAGAAGAACTACCTCGGAATTACTGAAGACGGAGACATTGTCATTAAGGGTATGGTAGCTAAGAAGAGCAACACGCCAGAGTTTATAAAGGAGGAGTTTTCAAAGGCAGTGAGGATAATCAGCAAGCTAGAAAGGCCTGAGGATGTTGAAGACATACTAGCCGAGCTCAGGGACCATATAAACACTGTGTATAACAACGTTAAGAAGAAGATCTACACCCTAGACCAGTTCGCAATTAAGGTCATGCTCAGCAAGAATCCAAAGGAGTATGATAAGAACACTCCGCAGCATGTGAAGGCTGCTATGCTTCTCCAAAGGCTTGGGATCCCCCTCGGGAGAGGCGATATAGTCTACTACGTTAAAACAAGGGACAAGCTAGGCGTCAAGCCTGTCCAGCTGGCAAGACTATCCGACGTCGACCCCGGAAAATACATTGAGCATGTGAAAACCGCTTTCGAGCAGATGCTAATGGCGTTTGGCATATCCTGGGACGACATATCAGGGGTGAAAAAGCTCGACAAACTGTTATTTGATTAG